The sequence AGTTTTCGTCCGTCACTCCGGAAAACGATATGAAGTGGCAATCGCTGCATCCCCAACCGGAGCGGTACGATTTCAAGGCGGCGGATGCCTACGCGGATTTCGCGAAAGCGAATCAGATGGCATTGATCGGTCACACCCTGGTTTGGCACAGCCAGACGCCCCAATGGGTGTTCCAAGGGGACGGTGGCCAGCAGGCGACCCGGGAAGTGCTCCTGAAGCGCATGCGCGACCATATTCATGCGGTGGTGGGCCGCTACAAGGGACGGGTGAAGGGGTGGGACGTCGTCAACGAAGCGCTTTCCGATGGAGGGCCCGATGTGCTCCGTGATTCGCCGTGGAGGCGAATTATCGGCGACGATTTTCTCGATCAAGCGTTCCGCTTTGCAAAGGAAGCCGATCCGAAGGCAGAACTGTATTACAACGACTATGGCTTGGAAAACGAGCGGAAGCGGAGCAACTGCGTGAAATTGCTCCGGGGAATGCTTGATCGCGGGGTGCCAATCGACGGCGTCGGGACCCAGTCCCATTTCCAACTGGAGAAGCCGTCACTCGATGAGGTCGAGAAGACGATCAAGGCGTTCTCCGAGCTCGGCTTGAAAGTGATGGTGACCGAGTTGGATGTAGACGTTCTCCCATCCCGGGGGAATCCATCCATTGCCGACATCAATCGGCGCGAACAGGGAGACGCGTCCCTGGATCCCTATGTCTCTGGATTGCCGGCGGAGATGCAGCAAAAACTGGCCAAGCGTTATGCTGATCTCTTCAGTGTGTATCTCCGGAACCGCAAGTCGGTTGCCCGGGTGACCTTGTGGGGTCTGGATGACGGCCAGACCTGGCTGAATGGGTTTCCTATCCGCGGACGCACCAATCATCCCTTGCTGATTGACCGTGATTTGAAGCCGAAGCCCGCGTTTTTCTCGGTTCTAGGCAGTGCCAAAGAGCAACGAAATCGTTGATCAAGCGGGCGAAATTGCGAACGAAGTTTCAAAATTAACCGTTTAATTTTTTCTTGCAATTTTTCATCAGATGCCGATTCTTGGCCTCAAGAGCAGATTGGTCATTTCGCTAAGATTGAGGCCATTTACTGCATCTAAGAATTTATTTGGGTAATGCAATAGACACAGAATGAAGATCGGGTGACCCACGCCCGGTCATCTGATCCGAGTCTCCCGCCCTGACCACAATGCCTCGTGCCAGGGTGGGGGATGAGGATCGATGTGGATATTTTCGAAATTGCTCCGATCATGTATTCCACATTACAACGACCGCTTTTTGGTATGGATCACATGGAAGTTCCGTCGAAAACGATTCCACCGGAGCTGCTACAGCTATTGGCCGACAATCTCCCCAGGGAGATGTTTACTACCGATGGATCGTTGGATTTTAGTAAGGTCGAAAAGAGAGATTTTTGGGGACGAATGGATCGAAATCAAGATCTAGCATCGGAGGGACTGAATGCCTTGGAAGAGTCGATTGTGCGCCCATTTGTCGTGATGGCGAAGATAGCCGAATACTTGCGGAGGAATTATCGGACTCCACTGGGTCTCACCGCCATAGCGGACCAATTTGGAATGAAGCCCGTAAGGCTTCGGCGGTCGTTCAAGAAGATATTCAAGATGGCACCCTTGGAATACCTGATGAACGTGAGGATCGAAAACGCAAAAAAGCTACTGGCGTCAACCACGAAGGGCATTAACGACGTTGCCGTCGAGGTTGGGTTTTATGATCATAGTGCGCTGACGAAACAATTTCTGAAAATAACCGGTGAGAATCCGTCGGCATATCGATCAAAGAAACGGGAGGAGATATTTGATATGCTGGTGAAGTTCGGTTGATGCTGAATTCTATTTTAATCTATTTCCAAAAACCCATTTCGAATTATTCTCCGATGATTTTATGCCGAGCGATCGCCGTGTTTTTTATCGCGATGTCCATTTCGATTGCTGGGCCTAGCTTGGGCCTCGGAATCGATTTCGTGGAGAATCGCTATAGTCCCGGGGACTTTCCCTTGGTGCATGAGGGACAGGCGGCTCCACTGATATTTGACGCCGCTGATTACGCTGGCGTCTTGCTGGCTGGCAAGGATCTGCAGGGCGACATTGAGCGGGTCACAGGCAAGAAGCCGGAAATTTCGAAGACCTTGGGGTCGAATTCGAAATCCGTTATCATCGCGGGCACCCTTGGGAAGAGTGCAGCGATCGACGCCTTGGTAAAGGCGGGAAAGATCAATGTTTCGCCGATTGTAGGGAAGTGGGAGAGCTTTCTGATCACGGTTGTGCGAAATCCGGCTCTGGGAGTTGATTTGGCACTGGTGATCGTGGGAAGCGACAAGCGGGGGACGATTTTTGGTCTTTATGAGATGTCGGAGCAGATTGGCGTCTCACCTTGGTATTGGTGGGCTGATGTGGCGGTTCCGCATCAGGACGAGATTTGCATCCGAAGCGGAGAATATCTGCAGGGGCCGCCTGGAGTGAAGTACCGGGGCATTTTCCTGAACGACGAAGCACCAGCCCTCTCAGGGTGGGCGAAGGAGAAATTCGGTGGCTTCAACAAGGAGTTTTACAAGAAGGTCTTCGAACTCATTTTGCGCCTCCGAGGTAACTACCTCTGGCCTGCGATGTGGGGAAACGCGTTCAACGAGGACGACCCCGCCAATCCGCAACTCGCCGATGAATACGGCATCGTGATGGGGACTTCCCATCACGAGCCAATGTTGCGGGCCCAGGCGGAATGGAAGAAACATGGAGTGGGCCCTTGGAACTATGCCACGAACCAGGCGGTGCTGAAACGCTTCTGGGAGGCAGGTATCGAGCGGAACCGAAAGTTCGAGAGCATCGTGACGATCGGGATGCGAGGCGATGGCGATGAACCGATGGTCAATGGCGGGGACATGTCCGCAAACTCACAGCTGCTGGAGCGGATTATCCGCGATCAACGGGGGATACTCTCCCGTCACGTCAATCCAGACCCAACAAAGGTTCCCCAGCTATGGGCGCTCTATAAGGAAGTGTTGGAGTATTATAACCATGGGCTTCGGGTGCCGGACGATGTCACCCTGCTTTGGTGCGACGATAATTGGGGCAACATCCGGCGGTTGCCCACGGCGGAGGAGCGCAAGCGTTCCGGTGGTGCGGGAGTCTATTACCACTTCGACTACGTGGGGGGGCCACGAAACTACAAGTGGATCAATACCAATCCTCTTCCGAAGGTCTGGGAACAGATGAATCTCGCCCACCAATATGGTGCCAACCGCATATGGATCGTGAACGTCGGTGACCTCAAGCCGATGGAGGTCCCGATGGAGTTTTTCCTGCGGATGGCGTGGAATCCCGGTGCCTTGTCCAAGGACGACGTTTCGAAATACACACAGCGCTGGGCCGCACGGGAGTTCGGCCGTCAGCGTGCGGTGGAGATCGCGGAGGTGGTTGCGACCTATGCCAAATACAATGGCTGGCGGAAGCCTGAGCTCTTGTCGCCAGAAACGTTCAGCCTGATTCACTATCGCGAGGCGGAGCTCGTTTCCAAGTCGTGGAACGATCTCTTGGCGAAGGCCGAATCGATCGACCGGGACCTGCCTGAGGTGCAGAAAGCTTCCTTCTACCAGCTTGTCCTCCACCCGGTGAGAGCATCAGCGACGGTTGCGGATCTCTACATCGCGCTCGGCCGAAACAAACTCTATGCCAGCCAAGGGCGAGCCAGCGCCAATGTGGAAGCCGCGCGAGTGCGGGAATTGTTCGAGCGGGACAAGGAGATCACCGATCACTACAACCGGAAGATTTCCGGAGGAAAGTGGAACCATTTGATGGATCAGACTCATATCGGCTACACCGGGTGGCAGCAACCGGCGGTCAATATCCTTCCCGAGGTGACTGAAAACCAGCTTTCCGAGAATTCCAGTTACGGAGTAACCGTCGAAGGCTCCGTCGACATGTGGCCCGGATGCAATCCGGATCCGTCCTTGCCGCGATTCGATTCCCTTGGTCGCCAGAGATCCTATGTGGAGGTCTGCGCTCTCGGCACCGGGCCTG comes from Luteolibacter sp. LG18 and encodes:
- a CDS encoding AraC family transcriptional regulator, translated to MYSTLQRPLFGMDHMEVPSKTIPPELLQLLADNLPREMFTTDGSLDFSKVEKRDFWGRMDRNQDLASEGLNALEESIVRPFVVMAKIAEYLRRNYRTPLGLTAIADQFGMKPVRLRRSFKKIFKMAPLEYLMNVRIENAKKLLASTTKGINDVAVEVGFYDHSALTKQFLKITGENPSAYRSKKREEIFDMLVKFG
- a CDS encoding endo-1,4-beta-xylanase encodes the protein MFPKILNFLPPALVAGILTASGVEPAAPTLRSAYNGSFLIGVALNGRTVSGGNTKAAEIASRQFSSVTPENDMKWQSLHPQPERYDFKAADAYADFAKANQMALIGHTLVWHSQTPQWVFQGDGGQQATREVLLKRMRDHIHAVVGRYKGRVKGWDVVNEALSDGGPDVLRDSPWRRIIGDDFLDQAFRFAKEADPKAELYYNDYGLENERKRSNCVKLLRGMLDRGVPIDGVGTQSHFQLEKPSLDEVEKTIKAFSELGLKVMVTELDVDVLPSRGNPSIADINRREQGDASLDPYVSGLPAEMQQKLAKRYADLFSVYLRNRKSVARVTLWGLDDGQTWLNGFPIRGRTNHPLLIDRDLKPKPAFFSVLGSAKEQRNR
- a CDS encoding glycosyl hydrolase 115 family protein, with the protein product MLNSILIYFQKPISNYSPMILCRAIAVFFIAMSISIAGPSLGLGIDFVENRYSPGDFPLVHEGQAAPLIFDAADYAGVLLAGKDLQGDIERVTGKKPEISKTLGSNSKSVIIAGTLGKSAAIDALVKAGKINVSPIVGKWESFLITVVRNPALGVDLALVIVGSDKRGTIFGLYEMSEQIGVSPWYWWADVAVPHQDEICIRSGEYLQGPPGVKYRGIFLNDEAPALSGWAKEKFGGFNKEFYKKVFELILRLRGNYLWPAMWGNAFNEDDPANPQLADEYGIVMGTSHHEPMLRAQAEWKKHGVGPWNYATNQAVLKRFWEAGIERNRKFESIVTIGMRGDGDEPMVNGGDMSANSQLLERIIRDQRGILSRHVNPDPTKVPQLWALYKEVLEYYNHGLRVPDDVTLLWCDDNWGNIRRLPTAEERKRSGGAGVYYHFDYVGGPRNYKWINTNPLPKVWEQMNLAHQYGANRIWIVNVGDLKPMEVPMEFFLRMAWNPGALSKDDVSKYTQRWAAREFGRQRAVEIAEVVATYAKYNGWRKPELLSPETFSLIHYREAELVSKSWNDLLAKAESIDRDLPEVQKASFYQLVLHPVRASATVADLYIALGRNKLYASQGRASANVEAARVRELFERDKEITDHYNRKISGGKWNHLMDQTHIGYTGWQQPAVNILPEVTENQLSENSSYGVTVEGSVDMWPGCNPDPSLPRFDSLGRQRSYVEVCALGTGPVDFKFHASHPWIKILPDVEKHQDQRLWVDIDWGTAPIGESEGYVSIEGGAGTVKVHLTALRATADQEREAKGCFGGLSGPIAIAAKDAVKSVAVGQVHWDLIPDYGRAKAGVSVFPVTAASILPPAAAPYLEYPVYLAKAGNVDVDAIIGSTLDFVPGRGLRLAVSIDDAPPEVVDAFPGKESESRWGNAVKDNIRILRLSHVIDRPGRHVLRIAMVDPGVVLQKLIIHQEPLPPSYFGPPEVGLNVASR